Genomic DNA from Streptomyces sp. NBC_01571:
GACCGTCAACGTCGGTCTGCACCCGACCGCGTTGTACGCGAAGAAGGGCGCGGTGTTCGTCACCAACACGGCCACCAACGACGTGTCGGTCATCAGGACCGCCGACGACAAGGTCGTGCAGACCATCGCCACCCAGCCGTGGCCGGAGGCGTCGGTGGGCTACGAGCCCGACGCGGTGACGCTCACCGACGACGGTCATCTGCTGGTGACGCTCGGCCGCGCCAACGCGGTCGCCGTCTACCGGTACACGAGCCCGCAGGAGCCGGTCAGTTACGTCGGTCTGCTGCCGACGGACTACTTCCCCGCGGAGATCGCCACGGTCGGCGACCAGGTGGTGGTCTCCAACACCCGTGGTATCGACGCCCGCCGATCCACCACCAGCGCCGGGCACGGCACCCACGACACCACGTCGAGCCTGACCCGTTTCACGTTGCCCAGTGACAGGACCATCAAGTCCGAGACGGACAAGGTCTTCAAGCAGAACGGCTGGACCGCCAACTCGGTCAAGCTCGCCAAGGGCAGGAGCAAGGCCAAGCCGGTCCCCGTCCCGGTGAAGCTCGGCGACCCTTCGACGATCAAGCACGTCTTCATGATCGTCAAGGAGAACCGGACCTACGACCAGGTCCTCGGTGACATCCCGCAGGGTGACGGCGATCCGACGCTGACGCAGTTCGGCGAGAACGTGACTCCGAACCAGCACGCGCTCGCGGAGCAGTTCGGGCTCTACGACAACACGTACGACATCGGCACGAACTCCGCCGAGGGACACAACTGGCTGATGCAGGCCGACAACCCCGAGTACACCGAGTCCTCGGCCGGCGAGTACCTGCGCAGCTACGACACCGAGGACGACGCCCTCGGCCACCAGAAGTCCGGCTTCCTCTGGACCGGCGCGCAGGCGGCCGACAAGACGGTTCGTGACTTCGGCGAGTTCCACCAGTTCCTGACCAAGCCGACCGGTTCGACCTGGCAGAACCTGTACTGCGACGCCAAGAACATGGGCGCGACGGGGCAGCCCTCCGCGTACTCCCTGGTTTCCTCGTCACCGATCCCGTCGCTCAACAGCGTGTCGGTTCCCGGCTTCCCGAAGTTCGACACCAGTGTCCCGGACGTCTACCGGGAGGAGATCTGGAAGCAGGACTTCGAGAAGAACGGCCCGGCGAACCTGAACATGTTCTGGCTCTCCAGCGACCACACGGGTGGTCCGGCGAGCCCGGCCGCCCAGGTGGCGGACAACGACCTCGCGGTCGGCAGGATGGTCGACGAGATCTCGCACAGCGCGTACTGGAAGGACTCCGCGATCTTCGTCGTCGAGGACGACTCCCAGGCCGGCCTCGACCACGTCGACGGTCACCGTGCACCGATCCAGATCATCAGCCCCTATGCCCAGCACGGCGGCGTCGACAGCCACTACTACTCGCAGATCACGATGATCCGCACCATCGAGCAGATCCTCGGGATCCACCCGATGAACCAGAAGGACAGCGCGGCCACCCCGATGAGCGGGGCGTTCACCAAGAAGGCGAACCTCAAGCCGTTCAACGCCCTGGCCAACCGCACCTCGTTGACCGACGGCCTGGCGACGCCGCCGTCCTGCGGCACGGACACCCCCGCGCCGCAGGACCCTGAGGCGGCGGCGGTGCCGACGGCGAAGGTCCCGGCCGGCATGCGGTCGCTCGCGTCGCAGTGGGACACCTGGAAGTCGCGGCAGCGGCTCACCGGGCCCCATGCCGTGCCCGACTACGCCAACCCCGCACAGATGAACCACCTCACCTGGTACCAGACCCACAACTGGAAGCAGCCGTACCCCGGCGAGAAGAAGATCTTCGCGCCCAAGGACGTGCCGGGCGCCTACATCCCCTCGGCCGAGTCCGACGGCTGACCCCGGCAGATCAGGTGAAGGGGCTCCTGGCCGGCATGACCGCCGGCCGGGAGCCCCTTCCCGCTCCCGGCGGCCTTCCGCCGGGGGAGCGACGAACCCGCAGGGTCGGTGAACCGGCAGGGGGCGGCGGCGCCGAAGGACGGCTTCCACGTGCTGCGGCCCACCCGCGCCTCGATCATGCTGGGGCGGGGGGGTCCGTGGTGACCACGGCACGGCGGCCCGGGCACTTGCTCCCCGGCGATCACCCTCGGTCACTGTGCTCACTTCGTGCCGAAGCGGATTCTCCCCAGGGCCGACGGCGGGCACATCCCGTTGTGCGGCAGCTCCGGAGTCGGTCGTGGAGGGCAAGGTGGATGGGACAGGTGACCTGAGGAGATGCTGAGAGAGGTCACCACGACCCGTTACCTCGTGCCCCCGCACGAGGGCGGTTCGCTGCCGTGACTCGTCGAGGCCGACGACCTGGGCACGTACGTCGTGGAGTCGTGTACCGGGTCGCCCTGACCTGCGATTATGGGCCTCGGTAGTCCTCGCATGGAGGCGACCGGCGCACGAGTGGTGGCGGGTGCGCCCGGCCGTGGTGAGGTCAGGACAGGAGCCGGAGGGACACCTCCCACATGCGTTCCGCGTTGGCGGTGTCGAGTGCGTAGGGTGCGACGCCGCTGGCCCAGCCGTTGCCGTCGGAGACCGGGACGGCCTCGTTGCAGTCTTCGAAGTAGCGGCCGCCGAGGCCTTCCAGCTGAGGAGCGGTGGCGAGCAGCAGGGAGGTTGCGGCGCCCTGCTGGGGGGACTTGCGGCGCTCGGGCGGGGTTTTGAGGCCGCCGGTGTGGCGCTGGAGGCTGGTGGCGATGGCGCCGGGCATGAGGGCGTTGGCGGTGATCCCGTCGGCCGCCCAGCGGCGGCTGGCCTCGACGGCGAAGAGCACGGTGGCGGTCTTGGACTGCCCGTAGGCCACCAGCGGGTCGTAGGGGCGGTAGTGGAAGCCGATGTCGTCGAAGACGACCGGGGAGATCAGATGTCCGCTGGAGCTGACCACCACGACGCGTGCGTTGCCGTCGGCGGCCAGTGCGCCGTGCAGGCCGGTGGTCAGGGCGAAGTGGCCGAGGTGGTTGGTGGCGAACTGCATCTCCCAGCCCTCGGGGGTGCGTTCGAGCTCGGGGGTGGCCATGATCCCGGCGTTGTTGACCAAGAGGT
This window encodes:
- a CDS encoding bifunctional YncE family protein/alkaline phosphatase family protein — translated: MQVTRRRRVGGDRPGLLGRRIGRIPLVTAGITVLAVAAAGTALAQTRQFGTEQVGQTTRHGQVVSSDQYIAPYGDRLVIGNGKIMSSSVSPDGTHLAASVTDGGAALSIVDLKSWKVQQLVGSAASSVPRISGNDVGQEGPTYSPDGKQLWLGRTDGYTRFSVNPDGSVTGPVNISIPADGPKHALVGAAVFSPDGATVYSAVNGQNRVVAINAATGAVQQSWAVGNAPRGVVVAGGKLYVSNEGGRPARPGETTINSYNTQVPADPVTGATTTGTVTVIDLEKPAAAVKTVNVGLHPTALYAKKGAVFVTNTATNDVSVIRTADDKVVQTIATQPWPEASVGYEPDAVTLTDDGHLLVTLGRANAVAVYRYTSPQEPVSYVGLLPTDYFPAEIATVGDQVVVSNTRGIDARRSTTSAGHGTHDTTSSLTRFTLPSDRTIKSETDKVFKQNGWTANSVKLAKGRSKAKPVPVPVKLGDPSTIKHVFMIVKENRTYDQVLGDIPQGDGDPTLTQFGENVTPNQHALAEQFGLYDNTYDIGTNSAEGHNWLMQADNPEYTESSAGEYLRSYDTEDDALGHQKSGFLWTGAQAADKTVRDFGEFHQFLTKPTGSTWQNLYCDAKNMGATGQPSAYSLVSSSPIPSLNSVSVPGFPKFDTSVPDVYREEIWKQDFEKNGPANLNMFWLSSDHTGGPASPAAQVADNDLAVGRMVDEISHSAYWKDSAIFVVEDDSQAGLDHVDGHRAPIQIISPYAQHGGVDSHYYSQITMIRTIEQILGIHPMNQKDSAATPMSGAFTKKANLKPFNALANRTSLTDGLATPPSCGTDTPAPQDPEAAAVPTAKVPAGMRSLASQWDTWKSRQRLTGPHAVPDYANPAQMNHLTWYQTHNWKQPYPGEKKIFAPKDVPGAYIPSAESDG
- a CDS encoding SDR family NAD(P)-dependent oxidoreductase; the protein is MTRLTTSFGFSSTADEVAHGIDLSGRRAIITGATSGIGVETARTLAATGAQVTLAVRNTAAGEATAADITATTGNEDIHVARLDISDRTSVNAFVQAWDGPLHLLVNNAGIMATPELERTPEGWEMQFATNHLGHFALTTGLHGALAADGNARVVVVSSSGHLISPVVFDDIGFHYRPYDPLVAYGQSKTATVLFAVEASRRWAADGITANALMPGAIATSLQRHTGGLKTPPERRKSPQQGAATSLLLATAPQLEGLGGRYFEDCNEAVPVSDGNGWASGVAPYALDTANAERMWEVSLRLLS